The proteins below come from a single Desulfonatronovibrio hydrogenovorans DSM 9292 genomic window:
- the lspA gene encoding signal peptidase II, with amino-acid sequence MSLKHKIVFILAGVILVLDQATKIWVQSAIPLWETRTVIPGFFNLVHVLNKGAAFGFLADLEGNMQTYFFIGVTGLAVVLIFHLLRTVHRRDVYLFTALGLILGGALGNLIDRIRLGMVIDFLDFYMGSHHWPAFNVADMAISVGAILLLVSFYKKKRYASGSD; translated from the coding sequence ATGTCGTTGAAACACAAAATTGTCTTTATTCTGGCCGGGGTCATTCTTGTCCTGGACCAGGCCACCAAGATATGGGTGCAGAGTGCCATACCCCTTTGGGAAACCAGGACCGTGATCCCGGGATTCTTCAACCTGGTTCATGTCCTGAACAAGGGTGCGGCCTTCGGCTTTCTGGCCGACCTGGAAGGAAATATGCAGACCTATTTTTTCATTGGAGTTACAGGGCTGGCCGTGGTTCTGATTTTCCATCTCCTGAGAACTGTGCACAGAAGAGATGTGTACCTGTTCACTGCTCTGGGTCTTATACTGGGCGGGGCTCTGGGAAACCTTATTGACCGGATCAGACTGGGAATGGTCATCGACTTTCTGGATTTTTACATGGGCAGCCATCACTGGCCGGCCTTTAACGTGGCTGACATGGCCATTTCAGTTGGGGCAATTCTGCTGCTGGTCTCATTTTACAAGAAAAAGAGATATGCATCCGGTTCTGATTGA
- a CDS encoding prolipoprotein diacylglyceryl transferase: MHPVLIEAGLFKLYSFGFFIAAAFLLGMAWTMREAVQKGLDQRLVLDIGFYVLLGGLAGARLLYVAFNPGVFTDDPLGIFKFWKGGLIFMGGAVSAGLLMIIFLARRKQPILPWLDAAAPGIALGLFVGWLGCFAAGCGYGKPCDLPWCAVFTHPDSLGPLFKALHPTQIYHALVALVCFILLLGVKARTRDQGRIAGLFLVLYPLAGMTVDLLRNDLSRELGIVSVNQVLALGVLVAGLILVYRKTGHYK, encoded by the coding sequence ATGCATCCGGTTCTGATTGAAGCAGGCCTTTTTAAGCTTTACTCTTTCGGTTTCTTTATTGCAGCCGCTTTTTTGCTCGGCATGGCCTGGACCATGCGGGAAGCGGTCCAGAAGGGTCTGGACCAGAGGCTTGTTTTGGATATCGGCTTTTATGTACTCCTGGGAGGACTGGCCGGAGCAAGGCTTCTGTACGTGGCCTTCAATCCTGGGGTTTTTACGGATGATCCCTTGGGAATCTTCAAGTTCTGGAAGGGTGGCCTGATTTTTATGGGTGGTGCAGTTTCAGCCGGGCTATTAATGATTATTTTTCTGGCCCGCAGAAAACAGCCCATTCTTCCCTGGCTGGATGCTGCTGCACCCGGAATTGCCCTGGGGCTTTTTGTGGGCTGGCTGGGTTGTTTTGCTGCCGGATGCGGATACGGTAAGCCATGCGATCTGCCCTGGTGTGCAGTGTTCACCCATCCTGACTCCCTGGGACCGCTTTTCAAGGCCCTGCATCCCACCCAGATCTACCATGCGCTGGTTGCCCTTGTTTGCTTTATCCTTCTTCTTGGCGTAAAAGCCCGAACAAGGGATCAGGGCCGGATTGCCGGGCTGTTCCTGGTCCTGTATCCACTGGCCGGGATGACTGTTGACTTGCTGCGCAACGACCTTTCCCGGGAGCTTGGCATTGTCAGCGTGAATCAGGTTCTGGCCCTGGGAGTTCTTGTCGCCGGCCTGATTCTTGTTTATAGAAAGACAGGTCATTATAAATAA
- a CDS encoding iron ABC transporter substrate-binding protein gives MISRLFPKNTLPALACFFLAMAILMLLSVQAQAGQSLSITDVMGRTHELKEPAQRVICSGSGCLRLLTYLQAQDRIVAVDSAEKGGLPFSTDARPYAIANPGFGDYPLFGEFRGQDSPELIAGLDPQPQVIFKTYATRDGGVDTLQAKTGIPVIALNYGNLTFARNDLDQTLTIMGRVLGLEERSREVISYFNSLQEDLEQRVLGLNPDQNPTVYVGGVSQRGGHGFQSTETAYAPFEFLRARNVAGHLGSPDKGSSHASVAKEKLIIWDPDIIFLDISTTRLDGMANGLEQLRNDSAYQALRAVQQGRIYGVFPYNFYTQNFESIFANAYFIGKTIYPDQFSDIDPLQKAEEISIFLNNGPAFEIINHQFNNLGFSRINLE, from the coding sequence ATGATCAGCCGGCTTTTCCCAAAAAACACCCTGCCTGCTTTGGCCTGTTTTTTTCTGGCCATGGCTATTCTCATGTTGCTGTCTGTTCAGGCTCAGGCCGGACAATCCCTGTCCATTACCGATGTCATGGGAAGAACGCATGAGCTCAAGGAGCCAGCCCAGCGGGTCATCTGTTCCGGCTCTGGCTGCCTGCGTCTTTTGACCTACCTTCAAGCCCAGGACAGGATAGTGGCGGTGGACAGTGCTGAAAAGGGAGGTTTACCCTTTTCCACTGATGCCAGACCCTATGCCATTGCCAATCCAGGTTTTGGCGACTATCCCCTGTTCGGGGAATTCAGGGGTCAGGACAGCCCGGAACTCATTGCCGGCCTTGATCCCCAGCCTCAGGTCATTTTCAAGACTTACGCCACCAGGGACGGAGGGGTGGATACTCTCCAGGCCAAAACCGGTATTCCGGTCATTGCCCTGAATTACGGAAACCTGACCTTTGCCCGCAATGACCTTGATCAAACCCTGACCATCATGGGCAGAGTCTTGGGTCTGGAAGAACGATCCAGGGAAGTAATCTCCTATTTTAATTCCCTGCAGGAAGATCTGGAGCAGAGGGTCTTGGGCCTTAATCCGGACCAGAACCCCACTGTCTACGTAGGTGGAGTATCTCAGCGCGGCGGTCATGGATTTCAGTCAACCGAGACTGCTTACGCTCCTTTTGAATTTCTCAGAGCCCGTAACGTGGCCGGCCATCTCGGCTCCCCTGACAAGGGATCCTCCCATGCCAGCGTGGCCAAGGAAAAATTGATCATCTGGGATCCGGACATAATCTTTCTGGACATATCCACCACCCGCCTGGATGGAATGGCCAACGGACTGGAACAGCTTCGCAATGATTCAGCCTATCAGGCCCTGAGGGCTGTTCAGCAGGGCAGGATTTACGGAGTGTTTCCATATAACTTCTATACCCAGAACTTTGAAAGCATCTTTGCCAATGCCTATTTCATAGGAAAAACCATTTATCCGGACCAGTTCTCAGACATAGATCCCCTGCAAAAAGCCGAAGAAATATCCATCTTTCTGAACAACGGCCCGGCCTTTGAAATCATCAACCACCAGTTCAACAACCTGGGCTTCAGCCGGATTAATCTGGAGTAG
- a CDS encoding ABC transporter substrate-binding protein: MFDKAFFAKLTLIFLAFGFGLIPVNPALADQPLVVVSPWKANSLDPSNSGFVFTRMGCLETLVTSDRQGGITPMLATEWSTSPDGLTWSFYLRENVKFHDGTPLNALAASRALNHALDKGAFQGVDIEKIQPAGDLVLTVKTRSPFSALPSFLANFSAAIGAPAMYDQDFDRVIGTGMYEFVSHRGLTDFEFRAFADYWGDPAQIARAQYRAIPNGETRALMAESGEAHLSLTLSPESSARLDGLRGITMYSTALPRVRLIKLNCSLPLFNDPGVRRAMSMAIDRPAIAASLLDNPDIASTQLLPRVSAWHNQDLGVPEHFAFNPEMASQLLEQAGWTRGSDGIRTKDGQRFSFEIITYASRPTLPLVAQAIQAQFKEVGIEMRIVTTEAGIIPQRHNDNTLEAAFLARNYGQIPDAIATILADFGPADRRGGWGAMGWESDEFYSLLNDYMNEFDSQKGRDIGWKISEILNTDLPVIPVAWYDDHVAVSGKIKGFNQDPFELRPYPEGVHFQQ; the protein is encoded by the coding sequence ATGTTTGACAAAGCTTTTTTTGCAAAACTGACTCTGATTTTTTTAGCCTTTGGATTTGGCCTGATCCCGGTGAACCCTGCCCTGGCTGACCAGCCCCTGGTCGTGGTCTCCCCCTGGAAGGCCAACTCCCTGGATCCTTCTAATTCAGGCTTTGTTTTCACCCGAATGGGCTGTCTGGAAACACTGGTCACTTCAGACCGCCAGGGTGGCATCACCCCCATGCTGGCCACAGAGTGGAGCACTTCACCTGACGGGCTGACCTGGTCCTTTTATTTGCGGGAAAATGTCAAATTTCACGACGGCACACCCCTGAATGCCCTGGCCGCATCCAGGGCCCTCAATCACGCCCTGGACAAGGGGGCTTTCCAGGGTGTGGATATTGAAAAGATCCAACCAGCCGGGGACCTGGTCCTGACTGTAAAAACCAGATCTCCCTTTTCAGCCCTGCCATCTTTTTTAGCCAACTTTTCGGCTGCCATCGGTGCGCCAGCCATGTATGATCAGGATTTTGACCGGGTCATTGGCACAGGCATGTATGAATTCGTATCTCACAGGGGCCTGACTGACTTTGAATTCAGGGCCTTTGCTGACTATTGGGGCGATCCAGCGCAGATAGCCCGGGCTCAGTACCGGGCTATTCCCAATGGTGAAACCAGGGCTCTGATGGCTGAATCCGGTGAAGCACACCTCTCCTTAACCCTTTCTCCTGAGTCTTCCGCCAGACTGGATGGGCTAAGGGGAATCACTATGTACAGCACAGCCCTGCCCAGGGTCAGACTGATCAAACTGAATTGCTCCCTGCCTCTGTTCAATGATCCAGGAGTCCGCAGGGCCATGTCCATGGCCATAGACAGGCCGGCTATAGCCGCTTCCCTGCTGGATAATCCCGACATTGCCTCAACCCAGCTTTTACCTAGAGTTTCGGCCTGGCATAACCAGGATCTTGGCGTTCCAGAGCATTTTGCCTTTAATCCAGAAATGGCCTCTCAGCTGCTCGAGCAGGCCGGATGGACCAGAGGCTCTGACGGAATTCGGACTAAAGACGGACAGCGGTTTTCCTTTGAAATAATCACCTATGCATCCCGCCCCACTCTGCCTCTGGTGGCCCAGGCCATCCAGGCCCAGTTCAAGGAAGTGGGCATTGAAATGCGGATCGTGACAACTGAAGCTGGAATCATTCCTCAGCGACATAATGACAATACCCTGGAAGCCGCCTTTCTGGCCAGGAACTACGGCCAGATTCCGGATGCCATAGCCACCATCCTGGCTGATTTTGGACCGGCAGACAGAAGAGGGGGCTGGGGGGCCATGGGATGGGAATCTGATGAATTTTATTCACTTTTGAACGACTACATGAACGAGTTCGACTCCCAAAAGGGCCGGGACATCGGCTGGAAGATTTCAGAAATTCTGAACACTGACCTGCCTGTAATCCCTGTAGCCTGGTACGATGACCATGTGGCCGTGTCCGGCAAAATCAAGGGATTCAACCAGGATCCTTTTGAACTCAGGCCCTACCCTGAA
- the ileS gene encoding isoleucine--tRNA ligase has product MTDYKKTLNLPKTSFPMRANLTQNEPRMLEFWKKINAYQQMVHANQEGQPYVLHDGPPYANGHIHMGTAMNKVLKDFIVKSRNMQGFRAEYVPGWDCHGLPIEHKVAQELRAKNKVVPPIVIRRICREYAAKFLDIQRKEFIRLGVMGQWDDPYQTMHPAYEAATARELGNFIKKGSVVRGKKPIYWCIDCETALAEAEVEYADHTSPSIYVAFPVTDLRIREVFSQADPAATFAVIWTTTPWTIPGNTAVAVHPEFEYSLVKSGAKFFILASEQVKDLSEIFGWNNYEVLGRATGKDLEGIKAVHPFMDRQAPVVLADYVTLEAGTGLVHTAPGHGREDYETGQKYGLEVLSPLDDQGRFLEEVGFLAGQNVYQANPLVIEKLKSSGLLLAEKKISHSYPHCWRCKQPVIFRATTQWFISMDKNDLRQKALEAITNDVEWIPSWGRQRIYSMIENRPDWCISRQRNWGVPIIALLCAKCDHTYMDPDWIFSITDRFEKHERGCDYWFEADITDVVPEDLTCPDCGSREWKKEDDILDVWFDSGTSFAAVLEKRPECAFPADMYLEGTDQHRGWFHSSLLASMGTRGQAPYRSVLTHGYVVDGDGRKMSKSLGNVIAPQEIIDKFGAEILRIWVAAVDYQEDVRISDEILNRLVDAYRRIRNTSRYFLGNLFDFDPGQDMVEPRDMLDLDRYALSLVLEKHQAMQKAYNRFEFHKIFHTLHNLCVVELSSFYLDIIKDRLYVYAPGSLERRSAQTSLYLMLQAMLANMAPVLSFTAEEIYQHLPEQLRTSSKTVFGLRPDFSGYPLMDEDEKSLWNMVYEVRQEVTKAIEPYRKSKELGHSLDSLVTLYVDETKYQSLKELEDDLGYIFIVSRALVRPEAEAPAGIFSSLELEGLKIKVERAPGEKCARCWIYSQDLDQEKACPRCAGIIREIQGTRQD; this is encoded by the coding sequence ATGACGGACTACAAGAAAACTCTGAACCTTCCCAAGACTTCCTTTCCCATGCGGGCCAATCTGACCCAGAATGAGCCCCGGATGCTGGAATTCTGGAAAAAGATCAATGCCTACCAGCAGATGGTCCATGCCAACCAGGAAGGTCAGCCTTATGTGCTCCATGACGGACCTCCCTATGCCAACGGCCATATTCACATGGGTACGGCCATGAACAAGGTGCTCAAGGACTTTATTGTCAAATCCAGGAATATGCAGGGCTTCAGGGCTGAATACGTGCCGGGCTGGGACTGTCACGGTCTGCCCATTGAGCACAAGGTTGCCCAGGAACTCAGGGCTAAAAACAAGGTTGTCCCGCCCATAGTGATCCGCAGGATCTGCCGGGAATATGCAGCCAAGTTCCTGGATATCCAGCGTAAAGAGTTCATCAGGCTGGGAGTTATGGGTCAGTGGGATGACCCCTATCAGACCATGCATCCTGCTTATGAGGCAGCCACAGCCAGGGAGCTTGGCAATTTCATCAAGAAGGGCTCTGTAGTCCGGGGTAAAAAGCCCATTTACTGGTGCATTGACTGTGAAACAGCCCTGGCTGAGGCTGAGGTTGAATATGCTGACCATACTTCGCCTTCAATCTACGTTGCATTTCCAGTAACCGACCTCAGGATCAGGGAAGTGTTTTCTCAGGCTGACCCTGCGGCAACCTTTGCTGTAATCTGGACCACGACGCCCTGGACCATCCCGGGCAACACGGCTGTAGCGGTTCATCCTGAATTTGAATACAGCCTGGTCAAATCAGGGGCCAAATTCTTCATTCTGGCCAGTGAACAGGTCAAGGACCTGTCCGAGATCTTTGGGTGGAATAATTATGAGGTCCTTGGTCGGGCAACAGGCAAGGATCTGGAAGGAATAAAAGCAGTGCATCCCTTCATGGACAGGCAGGCTCCGGTTGTGCTGGCTGATTATGTTACGCTGGAAGCCGGGACCGGTCTGGTGCATACTGCACCGGGACATGGCCGGGAAGACTATGAAACCGGACAGAAGTACGGTCTGGAAGTACTTTCACCTCTGGATGACCAGGGGCGTTTTCTGGAAGAGGTGGGTTTTCTGGCTGGACAGAATGTTTATCAGGCCAATCCGCTGGTCATTGAAAAGCTGAAAAGCAGTGGTCTGCTCCTGGCTGAAAAAAAGATATCCCATTCCTATCCGCATTGCTGGCGCTGCAAGCAGCCCGTTATCTTCAGGGCCACGACCCAGTGGTTCATTTCCATGGATAAAAACGACCTCAGGCAAAAGGCCCTTGAGGCCATCACAAATGATGTTGAATGGATACCTTCCTGGGGAAGGCAACGCATCTATTCCATGATTGAGAACCGCCCAGACTGGTGCATCTCCCGCCAGCGCAACTGGGGCGTTCCAATTATTGCTCTGCTTTGCGCCAAATGTGATCATACCTATATGGATCCGGACTGGATATTTTCCATAACAGACCGGTTTGAGAAACATGAACGGGGCTGCGACTACTGGTTTGAAGCGGACATAACCGATGTGGTGCCTGAGGACCTGACCTGTCCGGACTGTGGCTCCAGGGAGTGGAAAAAAGAGGATGATATTCTGGATGTCTGGTTTGATTCAGGGACCAGTTTTGCAGCAGTTCTGGAAAAGAGGCCGGAATGCGCTTTTCCGGCGGATATGTATCTTGAAGGCACTGATCAGCACAGAGGATGGTTTCACAGCTCTTTGCTGGCCTCCATGGGTACCAGGGGGCAGGCTCCCTACCGGTCGGTCCTGACTCATGGCTATGTGGTTGATGGTGACGGTAGAAAAATGTCCAAATCTCTGGGCAATGTCATCGCCCCCCAGGAGATAATTGACAAGTTCGGGGCCGAGATTCTGCGGATCTGGGTGGCTGCTGTTGATTATCAGGAGGATGTGCGCATTTCGGATGAGATCCTGAACCGGCTGGTGGATGCCTACCGCAGGATCAGGAACACTTCCCGCTACTTTCTGGGAAATCTGTTTGATTTTGACCCGGGCCAGGATATGGTGGAACCCAGGGACATGCTTGATCTGGACCGTTACGCCCTGTCCCTGGTCCTGGAAAAACACCAGGCCATGCAAAAAGCCTACAACAGGTTTGAGTTTCACAAGATATTTCATACCTTGCATAATCTGTGCGTGGTGGAGCTGTCTTCCTTTTACCTTGATATCATCAAGGACCGGCTCTATGTCTATGCTCCGGGAAGCCTGGAGCGCAGGTCGGCCCAGACCTCTCTTTACCTGATGCTCCAGGCCATGCTTGCCAATATGGCTCCTGTTCTGAGTTTTACTGCTGAGGAAATATATCAGCATCTGCCTGAGCAATTGCGGACTAGCAGTAAAACCGTGTTCGGCCTACGTCCTGATTTCTCAGGCTACCCTCTTATGGATGAGGATGAAAAAAGTCTGTGGAACATGGTGTACGAGGTGCGTCAGGAAGTGACAAAGGCCATTGAACCCTACAGAAAGTCCAAGGAGTTGGGCCATTCTCTGGACAGCCTGGTGACCCTGTATGTTGATGAGACCAAGTACCAGTCCCTGAAAGAGTTGGAAGATGACCTGGGTTATATTTTCATTGTGTCCAGGGCCCTGGTCCGACCTGAGGCAGAGGCTCCGGCAGGAATCTTCAGCAGCCTGGAACTGGAGGGGTTAAAGATCAAGGTGGAAAGGGCGCCCGGGGAGAAATGTGCCAGATGCTGGATCTACAGCCAGGATCTGGACCAGGAAAAGGCCTGTCCCAGATGTGCCGGGATTATTAGAGAAATTCAAGGAACCCGTCAGGATTAA